Genomic segment of bacterium:
GGCTCGGCACGCAGCGTGGGGAGTCCGACCACAGCGCGGGCTTCCGCCGGTTCCATGCGCAACAGATGTGTGACGGTACCCGGACAGCCGAGTGAATCGAAAACGAGCGCTTGGTACACCCCGGTGTCCGCCACTGTGATGCATTGTTTGTCCGCGATGCCACTGCCATCAGGCAATGTCCACCGAATCTGCTGCCAATTCCTGTCAAGGCACAGCTCAGTAGTGCCGCCATACACCAGCAGCGTGTCGCCAGTGATCACGGGAAGCGGAGCAGGATATATGGTCAGCATCACGGAGTCGCGTGCGGTGCATCCGTTTGCACCCCTGGTTTCCAGCACGACGCTCCCTGCCCTGTTGCGGCGCAGCGTGTCATCTGTACTGCTGCCGTCGGCGGTAATCCATCGATGCGAGGCATACGTCCCTGCCGCCGTCAGGCTGGTGCTTTCCCCTTCGCAGAACGCCGTCTCACCGATGATGAACGCGTCCGGCGCCGCGAGTGGTGTGACGATGATGGAGGACGTATCCGCACAGCCGCTGGTATTCGTTGCCACGAAGCGGTGCAATCCCAACTGTCCCGTTTCGATGCTGTCGGTCCCGGAAACCCGTCTCCCATCCGGCAGTATCCACAGGCTGCCGCTTTGATGCGGTCCCACGGAAAGCCACGTATTCTCTCCGCTGCAGAGCTGCGTTTCCCCTGCAATCGACGGAGCGATCACGGTTTCCACCAGTACCTGGATACTGCTGTCGTGGGGACAGCCAGACGGGAATAACCTTGTCTGTGCAGTGAGTTCGTGAGTACCGACTTCATTCCATCGCACGAGTACATCCGCGGTACCAGCGCCCTGGAGGATTTCACCACCGGCCGGGAGTATCCAGTCGACGGAGGAAAGGGAGTCGCCACCGACATGGTATCGCACTTCTTCTCCGGGGCAGACGGAGCGGGGTCCGTCAAATACCAGTGGCCTCAGGGGATACGTGTACACCCGAATGGTGTCATGCAGCACGCAGCCGCGCGAAGTCGTGACCGTTGCGACATAGCTGCCCGAATCCGTCACCGTAATGCGGCGCGTCTGCTCCCCCGTGCTCCAGGAATAGGAGGCATATCCCGCTCCCGCGTCGAGCTCGCGAGCATCGCCGCGGCAGAGTGTATCCGTCGATCCGCTGATGAGAACGGGGAGCTCCGCGTAAATCGGAACGGTTGTATCGCCACTGCATCCATTGTCCGAGTACACAGTGATATGATAAATACCGGGTTTCGTTACCTCGATGATGCGTGTGGTATCACCTGTACTCCATTCATACCGCGCATACCCACCTCCGGCGTCAAGAGAAACGCTCCCTCCGGGACATAGGGTATCGCTGGGGGGACGAATCTGCGGGGCGAGTTCATCGCCGATGCGAACCACGACGGTGTCGGACATGGCACGGCAGCCGATTTCATTTTCGACCTCTACCCAGAAGCGCCCGCTGTCGGTAATGGCGATGTTCGACATCGGCCCCTCAAGCCCTGTGCTCCAGCGGTAGATGTCGAAACCAGGTGTTGCATTGAGCATGCTGACGGACCCTCTGCAGAGTACGAGTCCGCCATCGAGCCAGATGTCCACGCTTGGTTTTTCATGAATAACAATGTTCACTGGGTTCGATTTTCCCACGCATCCCATGCTATCACGCACGGAAACCTGGTAGAGCCCCGGCAGGGTCACATCAAGCCAGGGGTCGGGGCTGAGCTGACCGGTGTTCCACTCGTATTCCGTGTACCCGGGTGTTGCTTCGAGACGAAGGATGCCCTCTCCACAGAGCACGCTGTCACCGACCGCCCGGAGTTTAATGTCGGGACCGGCATGCACAGTCAGCCGTATCGTGTCGGATGTAATGCGGCAGCCGTTGGAATCCGTTGCGACGACCCAGTAGTCACCACTGTCACCTCCGGGTATGGAAGGAATCTCTCCGTTGGCCCCCGTGCTCCAGCGGTAATTCACGAATCCCGGTGTGGCGTGCAGCATGACCTCCTCACCTTCACAGTGTTCGGCGGGACCATCGAGTATCAGTTCCAGGAAAGGTGTGGGACTGCGACGCACGGTAATGGCATTCGATACGACACGGCAACCGTTGGCGTCGTATGCAACGACGGTGTATCGTCCTGAATCGGTCACCGAAAGCAGGTTGCCCTTGCTGCTGTCACCGGTACTCCAGAAATACTGCGCATATCCCGGCGTTGCACGCAGCGTAACATCGTCTTCAGAGGAACAGATAACCGTATCACCGAGCGCTTCGAGTTTCAGCACCGACGCCGGATAATCACTGATGCCGATAGCCGGAGACAGTCCGCTGCAGCCGTTCGAATCGATGACCTCGACACGATATGTGCCGGGTACGGTAACCAGAAGCGTGCGCAGAGTGTCATGCGGCAATGCCGGCTCCCAGCGATAGTGCTCGTAAGCTTCGCTGACGCGAAGCTCGACCGGTTCTCCTGTACATTTGATGAGCGCACTTGCTTCAACATGCGGTGTCGGCCGTTCATGCAAATCGATCTGCATCGAATCGGAGAGGATGTAGCAGCCGAGTGACGTGCGCGCTTCATACCAGTACGTTCCCCCTTCCGTGATGAATCGCACCGTGCCGCCTTTCCCGTCGTTCCACCGTATCTGTGTGAATCGCGGGTCGGCCTGTATGCGGACGGAATCGCCTTTGCAGATGACATTGGAAACAGTCTCCACGATGGGTCGCGGGGTACCGGCAAGTTCGATGTCATACAAGACCGGATTGTTCGTGGTGGAGCTGCCTCGAAAGAACTCGACGATCATCTGTATGTACCGCCCGCTCAATGCGCTGTCACAGTTCAGTGTGCCGTTCTCGAGATAACGGTATTCCTCATCCAGGAGATCTTCACGGCTGTCTGAAGCCCGTGCTTTCACGAGAATTCTGGAATCTGACGGCTCACTTGCATTCCACCTGACGCGCTGCCAGAGCAGCCCGTCCGCCCCCCCATCATGCAGCACCGACCACGTACCGTACAGCGCATAGTACTCTCCATACGCCGCACCGGTCATGTCACTGTAGTTGTAGGGACGCGCTCCGAACCCGAGATCGACCACCATGTCTATCAGTCCCTTCCCTGCATCACCCGCGGGATCGATGCGAAACACGTTGTTCGTGTTCGCGCATGTGATCCACACTTTCCCGTTGTAATCCACCGCGACACCTGTCGGAAACTCCCCCGGTGTTCCATTCGATGCCAGATCAAATTCCTTGATCAGCGCTCCATCCGCATCACGCCGCTCAACGGTGTTCGTGCCCGTACATGCTATCCAGACGTGACTGTCGTCCGGTGTCACAGCAACACCGCGAACGAGTGTGCCGTTGAGTGCTATCGGATATCCCGGGAGTATGGCTCCCGTGGGATCGAGTTTGAAAAGCAGAGCCTTCTCATAAGACGACGCCCAGATACTTCCATCCGGCGCTTCCGCGATGCCGTAGGATTCCACGGCATCGATGCAGGTGGTATCGCCGGACGATGACATCATCAGCATGGGACCGCTCCCGCCATTGAGCGAGGAAGAAAAGATCGTACCGTTCGCACTTACCAGTCCCCCGTATCCCCCACATTTCAGCTGCTCCTTCAGCATGAGAACATCACCGGTGTGTCCGTCGAGCTTCATCATCGTCGACAGGGTGATGTTCTGCATGGAATAGCCGCCCACCCAGACGTTGTTGTCGGCATCGATGGAAATATGCCGGCAGTTGCGTGCAGGAATTTTCTCATAGAGCAGGATGCACTCATCCTCGGCATCCTCAACGCCGTCACCATCCCAGGATTTAATATCCCCGAGTCCGCGGGATGTCCGGATCAGCCCATCCCCGTCCCTGTCCACCGCCGAGCAGTAGAGAAACGGCGGCTTGAGATACTCTCCACTTGCGACAGGAAGCCCGTTCCGGTCACAGCGGGTCCCGCCGAGCACCACACCGATTTTCACCACCGACCCCATGCCCGTTCCTGCCGGAACCGGCTGATCCCTGTTCGCGGCCCAGACATTACCGGCCCTGTCGACGGTTGTACGCGAAGGATTGTGCAGCGCCCCCTGCGGCGTTGTTCGATACTCCCCGAGAATTTTCCCCGTATTCGCATCAATGCGGATCACCGTGCCGCGATCAGAGGCAGCAACGTTCACGTACGGCAGCAGGGCGCTCTCATGGTTCAGCTGCAGCTGATCCGCGACGACATCGTGATTGACGTTAATGAGCAGTCCTTCGTCGAAATCCGCATTCACCGTCCATTCCTTCAGCGACTGCGCGGAGAGGGACGAACACAACAGCAACGACAGAACGACGCACAGGATCGTGCGGTCCGCCCTGCGAAAACATGCGGTCCCAATCGGGTTCATTACTGCTGCTCCGTACAACAATGGGGATGAACGACTGCAAAGAAAATACATATTCTCTGCATACCAGACATTCAATGCAAAACGAAATCCTCGCAACAATACCGCTGCATCACTTCAGTACTGTCATGACCTGTCGCTGCAGTGTCACACCGCTGCGCAGCTCTATGATATAGCTGCCGCTGGAGAGCGCCGCGGCATCGAAGGTCACCACGTACTGTCCCGGCTCTGCTTCGGCGTCGAAAAGTGTCTCGACGACGCGTCCACTCACGTCGCGTACACTCAGCAGCGCGTGTGCACGTTCGATTACCTGGAAACGAATGGCTGTTACTCCGTTGAAAGGATTCGGACTGTTCGGCTGCAGTGCGACGCGCGCATCCCCGTCGAAGAGACGGGTCCCACCCTCTTCGCAGAGATCCGTCAGCAGCAGAAGACCGTTTTCCTCCGAAAGTGCGACATCCCCGCCCTTTGCGGCGCTGTGTTCAAGCTGGAGTGTCGTCCCGGTTGTATCGCCCAGGACGACGAGGAAAGTGAATTCGGCGATGATATCGTCGCGCAAGGGCAGCGTGGGCAGGTCATCGAGTGGAATGACGCGATCCTTCCCGATAAGCTGTCCTTCGGGCGTGGCGCCCACGGGCACGAGGAGTGAGGCACGGTAACGCAGCTGTGTGAATACGGATGTCGCGCCGGAAAGCTGGAAATCCTGCATATCACGAAGCCGAATGGGAAGCGTGATCATCGTTCCTGCGGCAGCGCGGACAGTGTCCGTCGCCAGCACGGCGGCGGCCTGTACCCCTATTCCTTCTCCGAATAACTGCATGGTCACGGGCAAGGGGAGCCCCGCGGCATGAAAATGCACGCTTCCGCTGGTGCGTCCCGCCCGTTTCGGAGCGAAACGAAGTGTCATTGCATGCGTGGACCACGGAGGAAGCATGAAAGGTTCTGCACCATCGAGCATCACAAACTGTGCGCTGTCCGGTCCCGCCTGCACGATGTGCTGCAGTTCGACCGGCAGCGGACTCAGGTTGCGCAGAACCACATCCACAAGACTGTCGCGCACTGCGCCGACAGGAATGGCACCGAAGTCTACCGGACCCGTTACCACGGTAACGCGCTGTGCCACCGCACGTCCATGAATCCTGTACCGCTGCGTATCAACCTGTGTGTACAGCACGATGTCTGCTGAAAAATCGCCCTCCACGGCAGGATGAAATGCGAATACCACATCGTGTCCCTCTCCCTCGCCCACACGCACCGGAGGAATGCCCCCCGTGACAGAGAACGACCCGGCCTGCCCTCCCTCAATGATGATCGTGTCGATGCGAATTGCCGTCCTTCCCGTGTTTTCCACGAAACGTCGTAACAGGGAATCCTTTTCTGATCCCGCGAAGACTATCCCCATGTCCACATCCCGCGCCTCGGACGATGGCATGACAATGGAAAACACTGCATCAGATTGATCATGCACCTGACTGACGAGTTCTGGAAATGACCAGCCAGTCACCAGCAGTAAAAGGACGGAATATGCGAGTGTGCGGCGCATCATCTGAATCTCCTGACCACGCGGAAGCCGATTCCGGATGTCGTGCGTACATGCGTCCCGTTGCGGGCGGCGCTGCGGCATTCTGTAGCGAAGCGGTTGAAGCCCCCGCCGCGGTACACGCGAAACTGGGCGGGTGAGGCGACAGCCGGTCCATGGGGATCGATCTGTTGTCCCTCTTCATAGACGTGGTAATAGTCCCAGCACCATTCAGGAACGTTACCATGCAGATCGTACAGGCCGAACGCGTTCGGAGCCAGGGTGGCAACCTCCTGAACGCTGCCTGAGTACACGTTCCCGCAGTACCAGCCGATGCGCGTCAGGTTGGCATCGGGTCCGGCACAGTAAGGTTCACGCATCGGACCATTGGTGAAATCGTCACCCGAACCGGCGCGGCAGGCGTATTCCCATTCTGCCTCTGTCGGGAGCCGGTACCCCGAAGCATCGAAATCGCATTCCGCACTGTCGCCTGTAATGGTATAGCAGGGCTGCAATCCCTCCGCCTCCGAGCGTTTGTTGCAGTACGCAAGTGCTTCGAGCCAGCTGATGTTGGATACCGGGAACATGTCTCGCTGATGCGACGATGGATTATAACCCATGACTTCTATCCATGCACGCTGTGTGATTTCATGGGTCGACATGTAGAACGATTCCGTGAGCGTCACTTCATGTACGGGACGCTCGACGGGACTCCCGTTTCCATTCCCATCTCCCATGAGAAAACCGCCGGGAGGAATCAGCACCATGTCCTGCGGCGCGGGGAGAGACGCGAGCAAAGTCACGCGAACGAGGCAATGATCGCTCTCCACCAGCGGCACGCGCCACGTGTACGCCAGTCCCTTCGTCCGCTCCGCAATAACCGACCAGTTGACACCCGCATCCGCACTGAAATCCAGCCGGACCTCATCCTCCGGGGTGGCGTCTGTCCACGTAATAACCGTATCGCTCCCGGCCACGAACTCCTCTCCCCCGTTCGGATGCACGAGGGTGATGACGCGCTCGTCTTCTCCCTTTCCCGGGTATCCAGCGGTGGCGAAAAATGCCTTCTGGCAGGCGGATGATTCAATCGCAAAGCGGCAACTGGCATAATTGGAATCCAGCGCTTCATACTGCACGCGTATTTCGCGTTTCCGCCAGGCACCGAGTGTGAATGGGGGATCGATCCCTCCATAGTCGAGGATGCGAAATCGCGCGTCATCAGGGGTGATGCTGCGGATGTCCACATCTCGTCCCACCGCCGAGATCAAAATCGTCGCCTCCCGTTTTTCACCCGGCGGCACACCCTCGAATGCGATAACAGCGGAAGGATAAAAATCGAGCGCAGGCATATCTTCCCTGGTCAGGCTGTAGCCCGAGCGTGCCATGCTGCCATGCGCCGGCAGACGCACCACGACATCCCGTGCGTACGAGCATCCCCCGCTTTCCCAGGTGATGCGGCAGGGCTGATGCTCCCGCGAGATGTGAAGGATACTGCGGTAAATGTTCACGATCTCCTCCTGCGTCATGACACGCGGGAACGCCATTCCCCCGCTCTCATCGCAGAGGCGCTGCAGAAGTGGCGGCGTCTCCTCGCCGAGCGTGACACAGAACACCTGCGCATCCACCAGACGCATGGCATCGATGATTGCCGACTCCGTACCACGTGCACGGCCGTCGGTGAGCAGCACAACCACTTTCTTGTGTTTCCCCCTGCTGACGATGCGCAGTGCACCCGCGAACGGATCGATCAGCGCCGCATCAAAGCTGGTTCCGCCTCCCGCAGTGAGACGGTCGACCGCCGCGCGGAGCAGCTTTCTGTCATTGGTAAAATCCTGTTGCAGCACATTGAGGGTGTTGAAGGACGTCACCGCACATTCAGATTCTCCGGGTGGGAACGCATCGATCCATGCATGCGCCGCACTGCGTGCGAGTCCGAGACGCCCCCCGTCCATCGACCCCGACACGTCAACAGTAAGCACAGCCGAAAGCGCCTTCGGCGGAGCAGGCGTCGGGCATTCGACATCCAGCACCACACACTGCTCTCCGTTTTCTGTCAGGAAGAAGTCTCCGGGCTGGAGTCCCTGCAGCATATCGCCCTGTGCGTCAAACGCATAAAACTGCGCATGCATAAGCGGGTAGCTTCCATGATCGATATTGAACACGGTCAGAGACTGGGCCTGGAGGGATTGGAGCGACGCTCCACCAGCGAGGAGGATACAGCCCAAAAGGCGGATACAGCCCACGAGGCGGATACAGCATAGCAGGTACGGAAACGAAAAGCTAGGGCGGCGCACGGCAGTCCTATCGCTGTAAGGGGTACACGTAATAATACGAATTAATCCCGTTTACGTCCAGTCCCTGCCGGACTGCGATCCCGCTCTGCCAAAGAAAATACCACAACGCCCCCGATGAAGCTTACCGGTTGAAACCGCGCAGTCCCGGATTCGCCTCTTCCCGTGCAGCAATGATTCCCCTTCGCAGCAGGTCCGTCGATACGGCCGAGAAAAAGCTGCGGCTGTTGAGATCGTCGTAGACGATGGAACCGTAATCACTGATGCTCCCGACCCAGATCACCTGGGCTGTTTTCGGGAGGAAAAGCTTGATCGCCCCCGAGCGCCAGGCCGGAGTATCGCGCTGAATATCCGGCGCTTCGGGATACAGCCATTCCCGCAGTGAACGGTCACTGTTGCCCCCGAACATGTAGAGAACCCCATCGATGTTCTCATCTTTCAGCGCCCAGAGCTTTTCCTTCTCACTCATGTTTTTCAGCGGGGAATACAGGTCGATGTCACGGTACACAATGCATGCCGTGTTATCCCGAAGATACGACGCGAATGCCTCCTCGAAGGCATCCTTCTTCGCCAGGTCATGCGAGTCGTAGACCACAAGGATATTCTGCAGCGGGAGTGAACGATTGGCGAGCAGAAACTGCGTGTCGACGACGGTGTTGAGATCCACGGAGGAGCAGCCGAAAAGGAAAACGGCTGTCAGCAGACTAAGCGGCAATAGGGCTTTCATGAGCGAAAAGAAGGTCTGTTTTTCAATGTGGAAAACCGTCGCAGCGCAAAGGACAGACAACGACGGCAGCGGCGTGCCATTCCGGCGTGCTGGCTCAGTTCTTCACGCGGGCCGGATCAGGCACGTGCGCAAACTATAAAAGCCCTGCGCAATAAGCAACGCATGCGGCCGCAGGTGCTCCCCGTCATGGAATGCGGTGCGACACGCAGTGCGGCACTGAGACGGATGTGCGGCACTGAGACAGACGTGCGGCACTGAGACGGACTTGCGGCACTGATGGGGATTTGT
This window contains:
- a CDS encoding choice-of-anchor D domain-containing protein; amino-acid sequence: MMRRTLAYSVLLLLVTGWSFPELVSQVHDQSDAVFSIVMPSSEARDVDMGIVFAGSEKDSLLRRFVENTGRTAIRIDTIIIEGGQAGSFSVTGGIPPVRVGEGEGHDVVFAFHPAVEGDFSADIVLYTQVDTQRYRIHGRAVAQRVTVVTGPVDFGAIPVGAVRDSLVDVVLRNLSPLPVELQHIVQAGPDSAQFVMLDGAEPFMLPPWSTHAMTLRFAPKRAGRTSGSVHFHAAGLPLPVTMQLFGEGIGVQAAAVLATDTVRAAAGTMITLPIRLRDMQDFQLSGATSVFTQLRYRASLLVPVGATPEGQLIGKDRVIPLDDLPTLPLRDDIIAEFTFLVVLGDTTGTTLQLEHSAAKGGDVALSEENGLLLLTDLCEEGGTRLFDGDARVALQPNSPNPFNGVTAIRFQVIERAHALLSVRDVSGRVVETLFDAEAEPGQYVVTFDAAALSSGSYIIELRSGVTLQRQVMTVLK
- a CDS encoding SUMF1/EgtB/PvdO family nonheme iron enzyme, coding for MGCILLAGGASLQSLQAQSLTVFNIDHGSYPLMHAQFYAFDAQGDMLQGLQPGDFFLTENGEQCVVLDVECPTPAPPKALSAVLTVDVSGSMDGGRLGLARSAAHAWIDAFPPGESECAVTSFNTLNVLQQDFTNDRKLLRAAVDRLTAGGGTSFDAALIDPFAGALRIVSRGKHKKVVVLLTDGRARGTESAIIDAMRLVDAQVFCVTLGEETPPLLQRLCDESGGMAFPRVMTQEEIVNIYRSILHISREHQPCRITWESGGCSYARDVVVRLPAHGSMARSGYSLTREDMPALDFYPSAVIAFEGVPPGEKREATILISAVGRDVDIRSITPDDARFRILDYGGIDPPFTLGAWRKREIRVQYEALDSNYASCRFAIESSACQKAFFATAGYPGKGEDERVITLVHPNGGEEFVAGSDTVITWTDATPEDEVRLDFSADAGVNWSVIAERTKGLAYTWRVPLVESDHCLVRVTLLASLPAPQDMVLIPPGGFLMGDGNGNGSPVERPVHEVTLTESFYMSTHEITQRAWIEVMGYNPSSHQRDMFPVSNISWLEALAYCNKRSEAEGLQPCYTITGDSAECDFDASGYRLPTEAEWEYACRAGSGDDFTNGPMREPYCAGPDANLTRIGWYCGNVYSGSVQEVATLAPNAFGLYDLHGNVPEWCWDYYHVYEEGQQIDPHGPAVASPAQFRVYRGGGFNRFATECRSAARNGTHVRTTSGIGFRVVRRFR